A single region of the Accipiter gentilis chromosome 6, bAccGen1.1, whole genome shotgun sequence genome encodes:
- the UBXN7 gene encoding UBX domain-containing protein 7 isoform X1 gives MAAHGGSAASSALKGLIQQFTAITGASESVGKHMLEACNNNLEMAVTMFLDGGGIAEEPSTSSAGVSAVRPHTEDEVRAPIPQKQEILVEPEPLFGAPKRRRPARSIFDGFRDFQTETIRQEQELRNGGAVDKKLTTLADLFRPPIDLMHKGSFETAKECGQMQNKWLMINIQNVQDFACQCLNRDVWSNEAVKNIIREHFIFWQVYHDSEEGQRYIQFYKLADFPYVSILDPRTGQKLVEWHQLDVTSFLDQVTGFLSEHGQLDGHSTSPPQKCSRSESLIDASEDSQLEAAIRASLQETHFDSSQAKQESRSDEESESELFSGSEEFISVCGSEEEEESENPAKLRKSPHKDLGYKKEESRRPQPEPPARTEPGTTSNHRVLPCIDAEILEESTDKPESTFQGLDVNGPKAQLMLRYPDGKREQISLPEQAKLLALVKHVQSKGYPNERFELLTNFPRRKLSHLDYEITLQEAGLCPQETVFVQERN, from the exons ATGGCGGCGCACGGGGGCTCTGCGGCCTCCTCGGCGCTGAAGGGGTTAATCCAGCAGTTCACCGCCATCACGG GTGCCAGTGAAAGTGTGGGAAAGCATATGCTTGAAGCATGCAACAATAATCTGGAGATGGCTGTCACCATGTTTCTGGATGGTGGAGGCATAGCAGAGGAGCCTAGCACCAGTTCTGCAGGGGTGTCTGCTGTTCGACCTCACACTGA GGATGAAGTACGAGCTCCAATTCCTCAAAAACAGGAAATTTTAGTAGAGCCTGAGCCCTTGTTTGGAG ctcctaaAAGACGCAGACCTGCGCGCTCAATATTTGATGGCTTTCGGGATTTTCAAACAGAAACCA TTCGACAGGAACAGGAGCTACGAAATGGAGGGGCAGTAGATAAGAAACTCACTACTCTAGCAGACCTCTTCAGGCCTCCCATTGATCTGATGCACAAAGGCAGCTTTGAAACA GCCAAGGAGTGTGGTCAGATGCAGAACAAATGGCTCATGATAAACATTCAGAATGTGCAAGATTTCGCGTGTCAGTGTCTCAACCGTGATGTCTGGAGTAATGAGGCTGTGAAGAACATAATCCGGGAACATTTCATTTTTTGGCAG GTATACCATGACAGTGAGGAAGGACAGAGGTACATACAGTTTTATAAATTAGCAGACTTCCCTTACGTCTCCATCCTGGATCCCAGGACAG GCCAGAAACTAGTGGAGTGGCACCAGCTAGATGTGACTTCTTTCTTGGACCAAGTGACTGGGTTCCTGAGTGAGCATGGACAGCTGGATGGCCATTCTACTAGCCCTCCCCAAAAATGCTCTCGTTCA GAGAGTCTCATTGATGCCAGTGAGGACAGCCAGCTGGAAGCTGCTATCAGAGCCTCATTACAAGAGACGCATTTTGATTCCTCACAGGCCAAGCAGGAGAGTCGGTCAGATGAGGAGTCGGAGTCGGAGCTTTTTTCTGGAAGCGAAgagtttatttcagtttgtggatctgaggaggaggaagaatcgGAGAATCCTGCCAAGTTGAGGAAGTCTCCGCATAAGGACTTGGGGTATAAAAAAGAGGAGAGCCGGAGGCCTCAACCTGAGCCCCCTGCAAGGACTGAGCCTGGGACAACATCAAATCACAGAGTACTGCCCTGCATTGATGCAGAGATACTGGAGGAGTCAACTGACAAGCCTGAGAGTACATTTCAGGGCCTAGATGTGAATG GACCAAAGGCACAGCTGATGCTAAGGTATCCAGATGGAAAGAGGGAACAAATTTCACTGCCCGAACAAGCTAAACTTCTG gCTCTTGTGAAACATGTCCAGTCAAAAGGATACCCCAATGAACGCTTTGAACTTCTCACCAACTTCCCTCGAAGGAAACTCTCCCACCTGGACTATGAGATCACATTACAGGAGGCAGGCCTGTGTCCTCAAGAGACTGTGTTTGTGCAGGAAAGGAATTAG
- the UBXN7 gene encoding UBX domain-containing protein 7 isoform X2, translating into MLEACNNNLEMAVTMFLDGGGIAEEPSTSSAGVSAVRPHTEDEVRAPIPQKQEILVEPEPLFGAPKRRRPARSIFDGFRDFQTETIRQEQELRNGGAVDKKLTTLADLFRPPIDLMHKGSFETAKECGQMQNKWLMINIQNVQDFACQCLNRDVWSNEAVKNIIREHFIFWQVYHDSEEGQRYIQFYKLADFPYVSILDPRTGQKLVEWHQLDVTSFLDQVTGFLSEHGQLDGHSTSPPQKCSRSESLIDASEDSQLEAAIRASLQETHFDSSQAKQESRSDEESESELFSGSEEFISVCGSEEEEESENPAKLRKSPHKDLGYKKEESRRPQPEPPARTEPGTTSNHRVLPCIDAEILEESTDKPESTFQGLDVNGPKAQLMLRYPDGKREQISLPEQAKLLALVKHVQSKGYPNERFELLTNFPRRKLSHLDYEITLQEAGLCPQETVFVQERN; encoded by the exons ATGCTTGAAGCATGCAACAATAATCTGGAGATGGCTGTCACCATGTTTCTGGATGGTGGAGGCATAGCAGAGGAGCCTAGCACCAGTTCTGCAGGGGTGTCTGCTGTTCGACCTCACACTGA GGATGAAGTACGAGCTCCAATTCCTCAAAAACAGGAAATTTTAGTAGAGCCTGAGCCCTTGTTTGGAG ctcctaaAAGACGCAGACCTGCGCGCTCAATATTTGATGGCTTTCGGGATTTTCAAACAGAAACCA TTCGACAGGAACAGGAGCTACGAAATGGAGGGGCAGTAGATAAGAAACTCACTACTCTAGCAGACCTCTTCAGGCCTCCCATTGATCTGATGCACAAAGGCAGCTTTGAAACA GCCAAGGAGTGTGGTCAGATGCAGAACAAATGGCTCATGATAAACATTCAGAATGTGCAAGATTTCGCGTGTCAGTGTCTCAACCGTGATGTCTGGAGTAATGAGGCTGTGAAGAACATAATCCGGGAACATTTCATTTTTTGGCAG GTATACCATGACAGTGAGGAAGGACAGAGGTACATACAGTTTTATAAATTAGCAGACTTCCCTTACGTCTCCATCCTGGATCCCAGGACAG GCCAGAAACTAGTGGAGTGGCACCAGCTAGATGTGACTTCTTTCTTGGACCAAGTGACTGGGTTCCTGAGTGAGCATGGACAGCTGGATGGCCATTCTACTAGCCCTCCCCAAAAATGCTCTCGTTCA GAGAGTCTCATTGATGCCAGTGAGGACAGCCAGCTGGAAGCTGCTATCAGAGCCTCATTACAAGAGACGCATTTTGATTCCTCACAGGCCAAGCAGGAGAGTCGGTCAGATGAGGAGTCGGAGTCGGAGCTTTTTTCTGGAAGCGAAgagtttatttcagtttgtggatctgaggaggaggaagaatcgGAGAATCCTGCCAAGTTGAGGAAGTCTCCGCATAAGGACTTGGGGTATAAAAAAGAGGAGAGCCGGAGGCCTCAACCTGAGCCCCCTGCAAGGACTGAGCCTGGGACAACATCAAATCACAGAGTACTGCCCTGCATTGATGCAGAGATACTGGAGGAGTCAACTGACAAGCCTGAGAGTACATTTCAGGGCCTAGATGTGAATG GACCAAAGGCACAGCTGATGCTAAGGTATCCAGATGGAAAGAGGGAACAAATTTCACTGCCCGAACAAGCTAAACTTCTG gCTCTTGTGAAACATGTCCAGTCAAAAGGATACCCCAATGAACGCTTTGAACTTCTCACCAACTTCCCTCGAAGGAAACTCTCCCACCTGGACTATGAGATCACATTACAGGAGGCAGGCCTGTGTCCTCAAGAGACTGTGTTTGTGCAGGAAAGGAATTAG
- the UBXN7 gene encoding UBX domain-containing protein 7 isoform X3, translated as MWRLIARDEVRAPIPQKQEILVEPEPLFGAPKRRRPARSIFDGFRDFQTETIRQEQELRNGGAVDKKLTTLADLFRPPIDLMHKGSFETAKECGQMQNKWLMINIQNVQDFACQCLNRDVWSNEAVKNIIREHFIFWQVYHDSEEGQRYIQFYKLADFPYVSILDPRTGQKLVEWHQLDVTSFLDQVTGFLSEHGQLDGHSTSPPQKCSRSESLIDASEDSQLEAAIRASLQETHFDSSQAKQESRSDEESESELFSGSEEFISVCGSEEEEESENPAKLRKSPHKDLGYKKEESRRPQPEPPARTEPGTTSNHRVLPCIDAEILEESTDKPESTFQGLDVNGPKAQLMLRYPDGKREQISLPEQAKLLALVKHVQSKGYPNERFELLTNFPRRKLSHLDYEITLQEAGLCPQETVFVQERN; from the exons ATGTGGAGGTTAATAGCAAG GGATGAAGTACGAGCTCCAATTCCTCAAAAACAGGAAATTTTAGTAGAGCCTGAGCCCTTGTTTGGAG ctcctaaAAGACGCAGACCTGCGCGCTCAATATTTGATGGCTTTCGGGATTTTCAAACAGAAACCA TTCGACAGGAACAGGAGCTACGAAATGGAGGGGCAGTAGATAAGAAACTCACTACTCTAGCAGACCTCTTCAGGCCTCCCATTGATCTGATGCACAAAGGCAGCTTTGAAACA GCCAAGGAGTGTGGTCAGATGCAGAACAAATGGCTCATGATAAACATTCAGAATGTGCAAGATTTCGCGTGTCAGTGTCTCAACCGTGATGTCTGGAGTAATGAGGCTGTGAAGAACATAATCCGGGAACATTTCATTTTTTGGCAG GTATACCATGACAGTGAGGAAGGACAGAGGTACATACAGTTTTATAAATTAGCAGACTTCCCTTACGTCTCCATCCTGGATCCCAGGACAG GCCAGAAACTAGTGGAGTGGCACCAGCTAGATGTGACTTCTTTCTTGGACCAAGTGACTGGGTTCCTGAGTGAGCATGGACAGCTGGATGGCCATTCTACTAGCCCTCCCCAAAAATGCTCTCGTTCA GAGAGTCTCATTGATGCCAGTGAGGACAGCCAGCTGGAAGCTGCTATCAGAGCCTCATTACAAGAGACGCATTTTGATTCCTCACAGGCCAAGCAGGAGAGTCGGTCAGATGAGGAGTCGGAGTCGGAGCTTTTTTCTGGAAGCGAAgagtttatttcagtttgtggatctgaggaggaggaagaatcgGAGAATCCTGCCAAGTTGAGGAAGTCTCCGCATAAGGACTTGGGGTATAAAAAAGAGGAGAGCCGGAGGCCTCAACCTGAGCCCCCTGCAAGGACTGAGCCTGGGACAACATCAAATCACAGAGTACTGCCCTGCATTGATGCAGAGATACTGGAGGAGTCAACTGACAAGCCTGAGAGTACATTTCAGGGCCTAGATGTGAATG GACCAAAGGCACAGCTGATGCTAAGGTATCCAGATGGAAAGAGGGAACAAATTTCACTGCCCGAACAAGCTAAACTTCTG gCTCTTGTGAAACATGTCCAGTCAAAAGGATACCCCAATGAACGCTTTGAACTTCTCACCAACTTCCCTCGAAGGAAACTCTCCCACCTGGACTATGAGATCACATTACAGGAGGCAGGCCTGTGTCCTCAAGAGACTGTGTTTGTGCAGGAAAGGAATTAG